In one Candidatus Polarisedimenticolia bacterium genomic region, the following are encoded:
- the thiS gene encoding sulfur carrier protein ThiS — protein MTIVLNGERREAPGGISVLALLETIGLSPGRVAVEINGRVTRRGEFAGALLREDDRVEVVQFVGGG, from the coding sequence ATGACCATCGTTCTCAACGGCGAGAGGCGCGAAGCTCCGGGGGGGATCTCGGTCCTGGCGTTGCTCGAGACGATCGGCCTTTCCCCGGGGCGGGTGGCGGTCGAGATCAACGGCAGGGTCACCCGTCGCGGGGAGTTCGCCGGGGCGCTCCTGCGCGAGGACGACCGGGTCGAAGTGGTCCAGTTCGTCGGAGGGGGCTAG